The Methanosphaera stadtmanae DSM 3091 genome includes a window with the following:
- a CDS encoding site-2 protease family protein, which produces MNVLWYYVIGFIVVWILAFLLKDKFNITMEGIVLMLKTERLKGVLDRIANRCPRLWKAYLNIGMPIGIFFLILMVITLIWSLQLMFKTPTVSLILPGVDIPGSPIYIPFTTGLVALATVLVIHEGGHGILARVEGISIDSVGLLLLAIIPGAFVEPNPDELERANGISKLRVYFAGPMFNLGLCLIALVITAGIGGFLASENIYTTDGMEISSVVAGSPSQSILSEGMVIHKINGDVVTNTSSYTRALSGMHIGDNLSITTDTGTYNITASQSPNNSSKSYIGIRAKQHEIIEPVAKKKYGTLLPLVLSKLEEIFYLIFFLNFAVGTFNLLPMKPLDGGLILEEILKMKIRPDRRLEFNQTLNKYTKFLPGCIRCWISRRFNWILNFISHHELNDNTVEHITRYISSLFIVILVVLIIYGMVPGILKMF; this is translated from the coding sequence ATGAATGTTTTATGGTATTATGTAATTGGATTTATAGTAGTATGGATACTGGCATTTCTACTAAAGGATAAATTCAACATAACCATGGAAGGAATAGTTTTAATGCTTAAAACTGAGAGACTAAAGGGAGTACTTGATAGAATTGCAAATAGATGTCCACGTCTGTGGAAGGCCTACTTGAATATTGGAATGCCTATTGGAATCTTCTTTCTAATATTGATGGTAATAACACTTATATGGTCACTGCAATTGATGTTTAAGACACCAACAGTTTCTCTAATACTTCCAGGGGTTGATATTCCAGGTTCTCCCATATACATACCCTTTACAACGGGACTTGTTGCCCTTGCAACAGTACTTGTAATACATGAGGGAGGTCATGGAATACTTGCAAGGGTTGAGGGAATATCAATAGATTCTGTAGGTTTACTACTACTTGCAATAATACCTGGAGCATTTGTAGAACCAAATCCTGATGAACTTGAAAGGGCAAATGGAATAAGTAAACTACGGGTGTATTTTGCAGGACCAATGTTTAATTTAGGTTTATGTTTAATAGCACTAGTAATTACTGCTGGTATTGGTGGTTTTCTAGCATCAGAAAATATTTATACAACAGATGGTATGGAGATAAGTAGTGTGGTGGCAGGAAGTCCCTCTCAATCAATACTCTCTGAAGGTATGGTTATACACAAGATTAATGGTGATGTTGTAACTAATACTTCATCATATACAAGGGCGTTGAGTGGTATGCATATTGGTGATAATTTATCCATTACAACAGATACTGGAACATATAATATAACTGCTAGTCAAAGTCCTAATAATAGTTCAAAATCCTATATTGGTATTAGAGCAAAACAGCATGAAATAATTGAACCAGTGGCTAAAAAGAAGTATGGAACGTTATTGCCATTAGTGTTATCTAAATTAGAGGAAATATTTTATCTAATATTTTTCCTAAACTTTGCTGTGGGAACATTTAATCTTCTTCCAATGAAACCATTAGATGGTGGATTAATCTTAGAAGAAATACTTAAAATGAAGATACGTCCTGATAGGAGATTGGAATTCAATCAAACATTGAATAAATACACTAAGTTTCTCCCTGGTTGTATTAGATGTTGGATAAGTAGAAGATTTAATTGGATATTAAATTTCATATCACACCATGAGTTGAATGATAATACAGTAGAACACATAACTAGGTATATAAGCAGTCTTTTTATTGTGATACTTGTAGTACTTATTATTTATGGAATGGTACCTGGAATACTGAAAATGTTCTAG
- the purL gene encoding phosphoribosylformylglycinamidine synthase subunit PurL, whose product MYEFMVLTDDELKYIEEVLGRKPNELELGMMDVMFSEHCSYKSSKPILRNFPTDGPDVILGPGDDAGIVSLTDEYALAIGMESHNHPSAVEPYGGAGTGIGGIVRDIISMGAKPVVLLDALRFGHMSNQRSKYIFDYVVKGISDYGNRIGVPTVGGEIEFDDNFQYNPMVNVVCAGLVKKDEIVYGSAPIVGDVYLLMGGTTGRDGIHGVTFASEELTSNSEVEDRPAVQVADPFTKKRVMEATYELLETLDIHGVKDLGGGGLTCCLSEMADKGGNGSLIDLNKIPLREENMTPYEIMLSESQERMVFAIDSSDVEKAFEICKKHDLAHAIIGNIIDKREFIIKDDEEEICHAPNILFTEAPIIEREAKEPEKIIEDVEIPEVDVEEALYKLLSSENITSKEWVYSQYDHEVQLRTIVKPGDDAAVIKVDDETSFTIGTDCNSTHVLLNPYDGAASAVLESINNAISMGARPIALVDCLNFGNPEKPEVFWQFKEAVSGMSDVAGKFNTPFISGNVSFYNETEGVTVNPSPIVGTVGVVENTKIKTMTLKDDGDVILVVGNTYPELDGSQYYKHIHNVVQGYPPKIRLEENYNVSTTIEKLIPKYNDNITSVHDISKGGLIIALALMSIKSKKGVNVNISNIPSTTELSQDDKLYSESNSRFIITVKEDALTTIEEALSKNNVAYSVIGSVCSDGFKISNDNDVLVDCSVEKITKENTTTIEKQMA is encoded by the coding sequence TTGTATGAGTTTATGGTTTTAACAGATGATGAATTAAAATATATAGAAGAAGTATTAGGAAGAAAGCCTAATGAATTAGAATTGGGAATGATGGATGTAATGTTTTCAGAACATTGTTCCTATAAAAGTAGTAAACCCATTCTTAGAAACTTCCCAACAGATGGGCCTGATGTAATATTAGGTCCGGGGGATGATGCAGGAATAGTAAGTCTAACTGATGAATATGCTCTGGCTATAGGTATGGAAAGTCATAATCATCCATCTGCAGTAGAACCGTATGGTGGTGCAGGAACTGGAATTGGTGGAATAGTAAGAGATATTATAAGTATGGGTGCAAAACCAGTGGTACTTCTTGATGCACTTAGATTTGGACATATGTCAAATCAACGATCAAAATACATATTTGATTATGTTGTTAAAGGAATTTCAGACTATGGTAATAGAATAGGAGTACCAACAGTTGGTGGAGAAATAGAATTTGATGATAACTTCCAATATAATCCAATGGTAAATGTTGTCTGTGCTGGACTTGTAAAAAAAGATGAAATAGTATATGGAAGTGCACCAATAGTAGGAGATGTGTATCTTCTTATGGGTGGAACAACTGGTCGTGATGGAATACATGGTGTAACATTTGCATCTGAAGAATTAACAAGTAATTCTGAAGTAGAGGATAGGCCAGCAGTACAAGTTGCAGATCCATTTACTAAAAAACGTGTAATGGAAGCAACATATGAACTACTTGAAACACTTGATATTCATGGAGTAAAAGATCTAGGTGGAGGAGGACTTACCTGTTGTCTATCAGAAATGGCAGATAAGGGTGGTAATGGTTCATTAATTGACTTGAATAAAATACCTCTACGAGAAGAAAACATGACACCATATGAAATCATGTTATCAGAATCACAAGAACGTATGGTATTTGCAATAGATTCATCTGATGTAGAAAAGGCATTTGAAATATGTAAAAAACATGACCTTGCCCATGCAATAATTGGAAATATTATTGATAAAAGAGAATTTATTATAAAAGATGATGAAGAAGAAATATGTCATGCACCAAATATTCTCTTTACAGAAGCACCAATAATAGAAAGAGAAGCAAAAGAGCCAGAAAAAATAATAGAAGATGTAGAAATACCTGAAGTTGATGTAGAAGAGGCATTATATAAATTATTATCATCTGAAAATATTACAAGTAAAGAATGGGTATATAGTCAGTATGATCATGAGGTACAACTAAGAACAATAGTAAAACCAGGTGATGATGCAGCAGTAATAAAAGTAGATGATGAAACATCATTTACAATAGGTACTGACTGTAACAGTACACATGTACTATTAAATCCATATGATGGAGCAGCATCAGCAGTACTTGAATCAATAAACAATGCAATAAGTATGGGTGCAAGACCAATAGCATTAGTCGATTGTTTAAACTTTGGAAATCCAGAAAAACCAGAAGTGTTCTGGCAATTTAAAGAAGCTGTAAGTGGTATGAGTGATGTTGCAGGTAAATTTAACACACCATTTATAAGTGGAAATGTAAGTTTCTACAATGAAACAGAAGGAGTAACAGTAAATCCATCACCAATAGTTGGAACTGTAGGTGTAGTTGAAAATACTAAGATTAAAACAATGACATTAAAAGATGATGGTGATGTTATATTGGTGGTGGGAAATACCTATCCTGAACTTGATGGTTCACAGTACTACAAACATATACATAACGTGGTACAAGGTTATCCACCAAAAATAAGATTAGAAGAAAATTATAATGTATCAACCACAATTGAGAAATTAATTCCTAAATATAACGATAACATAACCTCAGTACATGATATATCAAAAGGAGGACTTATAATAGCATTGGCTCTAATGAGTATTAAATCTAAAAAAGGAGTAAATGTTAATATAAGTAACATACCATCTACAACAGAATTATCACAAGATGATAAATTATATTCTGAATCAAATAGTAGGTTTATTATAACAGTAAAAGAAGATGCACTTACTACTATAGAAGAAGCATTATCTAAAAATAACGTAGCATACTCTGTTATAGGTAGTGTATGTAGTGATGGATTCAAAATATCTAATGACAATGATGTACTGGTAGATTGTAGTGTTGAAAAAATAACTAAAGAAAATACAACAACAATAGAAAAACAAATGGCATAA
- the ileS gene encoding isoleucine--tRNA ligase, with amino-acid sequence MPIDEVEQGYNKDLEKKIQSFWQENDIYNKTSKQRENRPKYSFLDGPPYCSGRIHLGTAWNKTIKDSFLRYKSMNGYSLRRQAGWDTHGLPIEHKVEELLDIKSKQEIEEKYGIDNFVEKCKEFAIKNKEDMTQQFKQMGVWMDWQDPYVTYDNGYMESCWWTLKQADKRDLLTQDKRVITWCPHCQTALANAEIEYGDKQDPSIYVKFKLKKQEYDIPSYVLIWTTTPWTIPANLAVSIHPDFDYSYVKVHNDKLDSDEIFIVADALIESIFGETEKTILKTLKGETLKGLEYIHPLSQNIPYQSTHNHKIILGTHVTLEEGTGCVHTAPGHGPEDYEVGVKNGLEPFCPVGEDGCYTSDAGVYEGLEIHEANDRITHELEHANALLNYGTIDHRVGFCWRCKTPIIYIATKQWFIKVTQIKDQMLEQVDSVEWVPSWAGESRFRNWVENARDWTISRQRYWGIPLPIWTCSDCGSKVVIGSKEELKTLSGDDTLEGDFVHRPHVDNITIPCECGSTMHRVPDVLDVWIDSGVAGWAALHYPQNPSENFDEWFPYDFITEGHDQTRGWFYSQLGLGVAAFGKAPYKKVLMHGFTLDEDGKKMSKSLGNVVSPEEVIEKYGADVLRFYLLDANKPWDDLKFHWDEVQNSSKLFNILWNVYYFATTYMSLDNFNPTKHNRDDLIFREEDLWIESRINSLIKSVGEDIESLVFNRATEKITDFILEDLSRWYVRLIRGRTWVESDDPDKLGAYYTLYYTLKNLIMVLAPISPHVTEEIYQNLVRGVEEDAPESVHMLDWTYSSEKIDTKLEENMKYIRDILEASAHARDVARFKLRWPVQNITVVTEDDGVKEAISSLKSVLLEQANTKDIIIESQLENAIIIAKPNMSILGPKLRGDLGRVKKYFESDDVDGAKVQQQLQENGEYVVTLGDKDITLVEEEILFEKEVPENLVSCDFENGSVYVNTELTPEIYSEAMARELIRRIQDMRKDLDLNVEANIHVTVECSNDFKDAVIAHQEYISNEVRTDKLEFETIVDDGYVKEWKIEEEQLKILIKE; translated from the coding sequence ATGCCAATAGATGAGGTAGAACAGGGGTATAATAAGGATTTAGAAAAGAAAATACAATCATTTTGGCAAGAAAATGATATATATAATAAAACAAGTAAACAAAGAGAAAACAGACCAAAATATTCATTTCTTGATGGACCGCCATACTGTAGTGGAAGAATACATCTTGGAACAGCATGGAATAAAACCATTAAAGACTCTTTTTTAAGATATAAAAGTATGAATGGATACTCTTTAAGAAGACAAGCAGGATGGGATACTCATGGTCTTCCAATAGAACATAAGGTGGAAGAATTACTTGATATTAAAAGTAAACAAGAAATAGAAGAAAAGTATGGTATAGATAACTTTGTAGAAAAATGTAAAGAATTTGCAATTAAAAACAAAGAAGATATGACTCAACAATTTAAGCAAATGGGTGTGTGGATGGACTGGCAAGATCCATATGTAACATATGATAATGGATATATGGAATCTTGTTGGTGGACATTAAAACAAGCAGATAAAAGGGACTTGTTAACACAGGATAAACGTGTAATAACATGGTGTCCACATTGTCAAACAGCACTTGCAAATGCAGAAATTGAGTATGGTGATAAACAAGATCCATCAATCTATGTAAAATTCAAACTTAAAAAACAAGAATATGATATACCATCATATGTACTCATATGGACAACAACACCATGGACAATACCAGCAAACCTGGCTGTAAGTATTCATCCAGACTTTGATTATAGTTATGTAAAAGTACATAATGATAAACTTGATTCTGATGAAATATTTATAGTAGCAGATGCACTTATAGAATCAATATTTGGTGAGACTGAAAAAACAATTCTAAAAACTCTAAAAGGAGAAACACTTAAAGGACTTGAATATATTCATCCATTAAGTCAAAACATACCATACCAATCAACTCATAATCATAAAATAATACTTGGTACTCATGTAACACTAGAGGAAGGTACAGGATGTGTACATACAGCACCAGGTCATGGTCCAGAGGACTATGAAGTAGGTGTAAAAAATGGATTAGAACCATTCTGTCCAGTAGGGGAAGATGGATGTTACACCTCTGATGCAGGAGTGTATGAAGGATTAGAAATACATGAAGCAAATGATAGAATAACTCATGAATTAGAACATGCAAATGCTCTACTTAACTATGGAACAATAGATCATAGAGTAGGTTTCTGTTGGAGATGTAAAACACCAATTATCTACATTGCAACAAAACAATGGTTTATTAAAGTAACACAAATTAAAGATCAAATGCTTGAACAAGTAGATTCTGTAGAATGGGTACCATCATGGGCTGGAGAAAGTAGATTCAGAAATTGGGTTGAAAATGCTAGAGATTGGACTATATCCAGACAAAGATATTGGGGAATACCTCTTCCAATATGGACATGTTCTGATTGTGGTAGTAAAGTAGTAATCGGTTCAAAAGAAGAACTTAAAACATTATCTGGTGATGATACACTAGAAGGTGACTTTGTACACAGACCACATGTTGATAATATAACAATACCATGTGAATGTGGAAGTACAATGCATAGAGTACCTGATGTATTAGATGTATGGATAGATTCGGGAGTTGCAGGATGGGCAGCACTTCATTATCCACAAAACCCATCAGAAAACTTCGATGAATGGTTCCCATATGACTTTATAACAGAAGGACATGACCAGACAAGAGGATGGTTCTATTCACAACTAGGTCTTGGAGTAGCAGCATTTGGAAAAGCACCATATAAAAAGGTTTTAATGCATGGATTTACCCTTGATGAAGATGGTAAGAAAATGAGTAAATCCCTTGGAAATGTTGTAAGTCCAGAGGAAGTAATAGAAAAATATGGGGCAGATGTACTAAGATTCTATTTACTTGATGCAAATAAACCATGGGATGATCTTAAATTCCACTGGGATGAAGTACAAAATTCATCAAAACTATTTAACATACTATGGAATGTATACTACTTTGCAACAACATATATGAGCTTGGATAACTTTAATCCAACAAAACATAATAGGGATGACTTAATATTCCGTGAAGAAGATTTATGGATTGAATCACGTATAAATTCATTGATTAAATCTGTGGGTGAAGATATAGAATCACTAGTATTTAACAGAGCAACAGAAAAAATAACAGACTTCATACTAGAAGACTTAAGTCGTTGGTATGTAAGACTTATACGTGGAAGAACATGGGTAGAAAGTGATGATCCTGATAAATTAGGAGCATACTACACATTATACTACACTCTTAAAAACTTAATAATGGTACTTGCACCAATATCACCTCATGTAACAGAAGAAATCTATCAAAACCTCGTAAGAGGAGTTGAGGAAGATGCACCAGAGAGTGTGCACATGCTTGACTGGACATATTCTAGTGAAAAAATCGATACAAAACTAGAAGAAAATATGAAATACATAAGAGATATATTAGAGGCAAGTGCTCATGCAAGGGATGTTGCAAGATTTAAACTAAGATGGCCTGTACAAAATATAACAGTAGTGACTGAAGATGATGGTGTAAAAGAAGCAATATCCTCACTTAAAAGTGTACTTTTAGAACAAGCAAATACTAAGGATATAATAATAGAATCACAACTAGAAAATGCAATAATAATTGCAAAACCAAATATGTCAATACTAGGACCAAAACTTAGGGGAGATCTTGGAAGAGTTAAAAAATACTTTGAATCTGATGATGTTGATGGTGCTAAAGTACAACAACAACTACAAGAAAATGGTGAATATGTAGTAACACTAGGTGATAAGGATATAACACTTGTTGAAGAGGAAATACTCTTTGAAAAAGAAGTACCAGAAAATCTTGTAAGTTGTGACTTTGAAAATGGAAGTGTATATGTAAATACAGAACTAACACCAGAAATCTACTCAGAAGCAATGGCAAGGGAACTTATTCGTCGTATACAGGATATGCGTAAAGATTTAGATTTAAATGTGGAAGCAAATATTCATGTAACAGTAGAATGTAGTAATGACTTTAAAGATGCAGTAATTGCTCATCAAGAATATATTTCAAATGAAGTACGTACTGATAAACTAGAATTTGAAACTATTGTTGATGATGGGTATGTAAAAGAATGGAAAATAGAAGAAGAACAACTTAAAATATTAATAAAAGAATAA
- a CDS encoding NAD(P)H-dependent oxidoreductase: protein MKYLIINGSPRHGHTWEIVTRVKNTLSTTDTNTTFTHVELIDENIPYCRGCFSCFENGEDSCPDSDKIGPIVDKIRECDGLIITSPVYALHITALLKNFIDHVAYLYHRPEFFTKKALIISTTAGMGHKKVGKFLDETLRNWGFNERFKLCLIDVHDTNGYLPLNIKEKIDKTTLKFYNSIESKKLKSPSMNALFMYNMWRAMAYNNHIPCDHDFWVENDLINHEYHPSIPCSFIKKMPCKIFYKLMLGFLSKNSVKKEEV from the coding sequence TTGAAATATTTAATTATTAATGGTAGTCCAAGACATGGACATACATGGGAAATTGTAACTAGAGTAAAAAATACATTAAGTACCACCGATACAAATACAACTTTTACACATGTAGAATTAATTGATGAAAATATACCATATTGTAGAGGATGTTTTAGTTGTTTTGAAAATGGAGAAGACAGTTGTCCTGATAGTGATAAAATTGGACCTATTGTAGATAAGATACGAGAATGTGATGGGCTTATTATTACAAGTCCTGTTTATGCACTGCATATAACAGCACTTCTTAAAAACTTCATTGATCATGTTGCATATCTTTATCATAGACCTGAATTCTTTACAAAAAAAGCACTTATTATTTCCACCACTGCTGGTATGGGCCATAAAAAGGTTGGAAAGTTTCTTGATGAAACACTACGTAACTGGGGATTTAATGAAAGATTTAAGTTATGTCTTATTGATGTGCATGATACAAATGGATATCTTCCACTTAATATTAAAGAAAAGATTGATAAAACAACACTTAAATTCTACAATAGTATAGAATCTAAAAAATTAAAAAGTCCCTCAATGAATGCATTGTTTATGTATAATATGTGGAGGGCAATGGCTTATAACAATCACATACCATGTGATCATGATTTCTGGGTTGAAAATGACTTAATAAATCATGAATATCATCCAAGTATACCATGTAGTTTTATTAAAAAGATGCCATGTAAAATATTCTATAAATTAATGCTTGGATTTCTAAGTAAAAATAGTGTTAAAAAAGAAGAAGTTTAG
- a CDS encoding methionine adenosyltransferase: protein MRNIKIEKAVQRPIEQNEIEVVERKGIGHPDSISDGIAEAVSRVLSQTYKEKAGHVLHHNTDEVQITAGESDPKFGGGQIIKPIQILLTGRAANEFTLPSGETKKIGVDTIAIEAAKKFLQDTIINLDVEYGTVVECKIGQGSADLRDVFQRPNTIPSSNDTSFGVGYAPFSQTENLVLKTEELLNSKDFKKQYPFVGEDIKVMGLREKEDITLTIAAAFVSKYVDDVDAYLNMKDELKNIVNDLAAKETDLSVKTLINTADDETKKDESGYYLTVTGTSAEMGDDGSVGRGNRANGLITPNRPMSMEATSGKNPINHVGKIYNLLSNEITREVVSDVEGVKSIDMIILSQIGKPIDQPRTATAHIQTEEGYSINDVEEDVTRIINKWLENITDIKEFMLEGKLRTF from the coding sequence ATGCGTAATATAAAAATAGAAAAGGCAGTACAAAGACCAATAGAACAAAATGAGATAGAAGTAGTAGAAAGAAAAGGTATAGGTCATCCAGACAGTATAAGTGATGGGATTGCAGAAGCAGTAAGTAGAGTATTATCACAGACATACAAAGAAAAAGCAGGGCACGTTTTACACCATAATACTGATGAAGTTCAAATAACTGCTGGTGAATCAGATCCTAAATTTGGTGGAGGACAAATAATAAAACCTATACAAATTCTACTTACAGGAAGAGCAGCAAATGAATTTACACTACCAAGTGGAGAAACAAAAAAGATTGGTGTGGATACAATAGCTATAGAAGCTGCAAAAAAATTCCTCCAAGATACTATTATAAATCTTGATGTTGAATATGGAACAGTAGTAGAATGTAAAATAGGTCAAGGTTCTGCAGATTTACGTGATGTTTTCCAAAGACCAAATACAATACCATCCTCAAATGACACATCATTTGGAGTAGGATATGCACCATTTTCACAAACAGAAAATCTTGTACTTAAAACAGAGGAATTACTAAATAGTAAAGACTTTAAAAAACAATATCCATTTGTAGGAGAAGATATAAAAGTAATGGGTTTACGTGAAAAAGAAGATATCACCCTTACTATTGCAGCAGCATTTGTATCTAAATATGTTGATGATGTAGATGCATACCTTAATATGAAAGATGAACTTAAAAATATTGTAAATGACTTAGCAGCAAAAGAAACAGATCTTTCAGTTAAAACATTAATAAATACTGCTGATGATGAAACTAAGAAAGATGAATCTGGTTACTACTTAACAGTAACAGGAACAAGTGCAGAAATGGGGGATGATGGTTCTGTAGGAAGAGGAAACAGAGCAAATGGTTTAATCACACCAAATAGGCCAATGTCCATGGAAGCAACATCTGGTAAAAATCCAATAAATCACGTTGGAAAGATATATAACTTATTATCCAATGAAATTACAAGAGAAGTAGTAAGTGATGTTGAAGGTGTAAAAAGTATAGATATGATTATATTAAGTCAAATAGGAAAACCTATAGATCAACCAAGAACAGCAACAGCACATATTCAAACAGAAGAAGGATATTCAATTAATGATGTAGAAGAAGATGTAACAAGAATCATAAATAAATGGTTAGAAAACATTACAGACATTAAAGAATTTATGTTAGAAGGAAAATTAAGAACCTTCTAA
- a CDS encoding DUF192 domain-containing protein, with product MYKLLIYNKNTIQSININYASNYIKRLKGLMLQKKFNGLLYKQKYENRYYSTIHTFFMKVEIDIIYLDKKQQLQEITTLKPNKIHIPQKNNTRYIIELFPKTIKKYKIRQKTKLKIIKIT from the coding sequence ATGTACAAACTATTAATATATAATAAAAATACTATACAAAGTATAAATATAAACTATGCATCAAATTATATAAAACGATTGAAGGGCCTAATGCTACAAAAAAAATTCAATGGACTACTCTACAAACAAAAGTATGAAAATAGATACTACTCCACAATACACACTTTTTTCATGAAAGTAGAAATAGATATAATATATCTAGATAAAAAACAACAGCTACAAGAAATAACAACACTAAAACCAAATAAAATACATATACCACAAAAAAATAATACAAGATACATAATAGAACTATTCCCAAAAACCATAAAAAAATACAAAATAAGACAAAAAACAAAATTAAAAATAATAAAAATAACATAA
- a CDS encoding metallophosphoesterase, which produces MKFNKPKINTQKTTIQAKSKIQTAMNTTRNKLNMGTFNPDAFTIEHLTIKDRRIPKKFNNYTLVHLTDIHLGQWINKTKLDGIVQLTNNQNPDTILLTGDYLSYQTKNYLKELETSLKKLNPKDKTISVLGNHDHWMDAKKVKEALNNANIINLENDVYPLQKQNKTLQIAGVDSITLHKDDIEKVKEKLEKNTPAIMLAHEPDFADTTSKLPQFILQLSGHSHGGQITLPHIGTPIRGKNFIKYPIGKYQIENLTQYTSRGVGTNAFWIRINCTPEITKITLKSR; this is translated from the coding sequence ATGAAATTTAATAAACCCAAAATAAACACACAAAAAACAACAATACAAGCAAAAAGTAAAATACAAACAGCAATGAACACAACCCGCAACAAACTAAATATGGGAACATTTAATCCAGATGCATTTACAATAGAACACCTAACAATAAAAGACAGACGAATACCTAAAAAATTCAACAACTACACCCTAGTCCACCTAACAGATATACATCTGGGCCAATGGATAAACAAAACAAAACTAGATGGAATAGTTCAATTAACAAACAACCAAAATCCAGATACAATACTACTAACAGGAGACTATCTATCATATCAAACAAAAAATTACCTCAAAGAACTGGAAACAAGCCTTAAAAAACTCAATCCAAAGGACAAAACAATATCAGTACTTGGAAATCATGACCACTGGATGGATGCAAAAAAAGTAAAAGAAGCTCTAAACAATGCAAATATAATAAATCTTGAAAATGATGTCTATCCACTACAAAAACAAAATAAAACACTGCAAATAGCAGGAGTAGACAGTATAACATTACATAAAGACGATATAGAAAAGGTAAAGGAAAAACTAGAAAAAAATACGCCAGCTATAATGCTAGCACATGAACCAGACTTTGCAGATACAACAAGTAAACTCCCACAATTCATACTACAACTATCAGGACATAGTCATGGAGGACAAATAACACTACCCCACATTGGAACACCAATAAGAGGTAAAAATTTCATAAAATACCCAATAGGAAAGTATCAAATAGAAAATTTAACACAATACACAAGTCGTGGTGTGGGCACAAATGCATTCTGGATACGAATAAATTGTACTCCAGAAATAACAAAAATAACACTAAAAAGTAGATGA
- a CDS encoding flavoprotein codes for MKILWAITGAGHLLKESIKTLEKLSENNQITIVTSKAAKEVLKLYGYTKNIEEIIEKNKENQLITDKQQQYSYPLSGKLTHNKYDIIIISPTTANTTAKIVHAIADTLITNIAAQSGKGEIPLIVVPVDQKQGHITTTIPPYIDKEKCKKCTPCPAQRSCPTNAIIPPEINTIKCISCKKCKETCPYHAINTDKQIKLYIRQIDAQNTKKLETIENITTLYKVEDIPKEIKRILG; via the coding sequence ATGAAAATATTATGGGCAATAACAGGAGCAGGACACCTACTAAAAGAAAGTATAAAAACACTAGAAAAACTATCAGAAAATAACCAAATAACAATCGTAACATCAAAAGCAGCAAAGGAAGTACTAAAACTATATGGCTACACAAAAAACATAGAAGAAATAATAGAAAAAAACAAAGAAAATCAACTAATAACAGACAAACAACAACAATACAGCTACCCTTTATCAGGAAAACTAACACATAATAAATATGATATAATAATAATCAGTCCCACAACAGCAAATACAACAGCAAAAATAGTACATGCAATAGCAGACACACTAATAACAAACATAGCAGCACAATCAGGAAAAGGAGAAATACCTCTAATAGTAGTACCAGTAGACCAAAAACAAGGACATATAACAACAACAATACCACCATACATAGACAAAGAAAAATGTAAAAAATGCACCCCCTGCCCTGCCCAACGAAGTTGTCCAACAAATGCAATAATACCCCCAGAAATAAATACAATAAAATGCATAAGCTGTAAAAAATGTAAAGAAACATGTCCTTACCATGCAATAAATACAGATAAACAAATAAAGCTCTACATAAGACAAATAGATGCCCAAAATACAAAAAAATTAGAAACAATAGAGAATATAACAACACTCTACAAAGTAGAAGATATACCAAAAGAAATAAAAAGAATTTTAGGATAA